In Thermococcus stetteri, the following proteins share a genomic window:
- the udg gene encoding type-4 uracil-DNA glycosylase: MGKEELMKKLEEKIRNCQKCPLGRLRTNAVPGAGSYDAKVMFVGEAPGYWEDQKGLPFVGRAGKLLDELLEGIGLTRDDVYITNIVKCRPPENRDPTEEEIRACSPYLDRQIDIIRPKIIVPLGRHSMGYLLRKFGFEPEPISRIHGKTFEAHTLFGKIVIIPMYHPAAALYKPPLREELRRDFQRLREFLDSI; the protein is encoded by the coding sequence ATGGGAAAGGAAGAGCTGATGAAAAAACTTGAGGAGAAGATCAGGAACTGTCAGAAGTGCCCGCTCGGCCGGCTGAGGACGAACGCCGTTCCCGGTGCGGGGAGCTACGATGCAAAGGTTATGTTCGTCGGGGAGGCACCGGGCTACTGGGAAGACCAGAAGGGCCTGCCCTTCGTCGGCAGGGCCGGAAAGCTTCTCGATGAGCTTCTCGAAGGGATCGGCCTCACCAGAGACGATGTTTACATAACCAACATAGTCAAGTGCCGCCCTCCGGAAAACCGCGATCCTACTGAGGAAGAGATAAGAGCCTGCTCGCCTTACCTTGACAGGCAGATAGACATAATCAGGCCAAAGATAATCGTTCCGCTCGGGAGGCACTCGATGGGCTACCTCCTCAGAAAGTTCGGCTTTGAACCCGAGCCGATAAGCAGGATCCACGGAAAGACCTTCGAGGCCCACACCCTCTTCGGAAAAATCGTCATAATACCAATGTACCATCCTGCCGCCGCCCTCTACAAGCCACCGCTGAGGGAGGAGCTGAGAAGGGACTTTCAGAGATTAAGGGAGTTCCTCGACAGCATTTGA
- a CDS encoding Na+/H+ antiporter NhaC family protein, with product MSDFGVLSLLPPLVAIGLAIWTKRVVLALFAGAWIGGLMVEGWNPITGTTQTLEWVVGSVTDDWNARILVFDFLIGAGVGLIYKSGGVHALAKVLGSRVKTSRGASILGWLMGVLVFFDDYTNTIIVGNTMRPITDRTRVSREMLAYIDDSTAAPVAGLALISTWIGYELAMIGKGFDGAKVAYNSYDAWLSSLPFRFYSILAIILVFIVAYTHRHYGKMLHAEYRARTTGKVLRDGAKPLMTTETDLGAPQPNGSPWDFIIPIITLVVVSLLGLWYTGAANLYAYDQGLDWWTELDNPFGVNFTQYSFVDAFREADAATALLWGSFVMVLVASIMLVGRKRMTVEQWEDTVVRGMKQMLFANTILVLAWTLGTAADAVGTGSYVINLATSPEKNLGPWMPLIMFLAAMFVAFTTGTSWGTFSVMVPLGVQLGLAFTGGQVNEIVFATIGATFTGAIFGDHCSPISDTTIMSSMFSGSDHIDHVTTQIPYALTVATIGAILYILFGLGVRNWVILLPLGIVLLVVAWYVLSEWYGKKYGIPHGKVPIYVVEE from the coding sequence ATGTCGGACTTCGGCGTATTGTCCCTGTTGCCGCCGCTGGTGGCCATCGGCCTTGCCATATGGACGAAGAGGGTGGTTTTGGCACTGTTCGCAGGTGCCTGGATTGGCGGTCTGATGGTGGAAGGGTGGAACCCGATAACAGGAACGACACAGACACTTGAATGGGTCGTGGGAAGTGTAACCGACGACTGGAACGCCAGGATACTCGTATTTGACTTTCTGATAGGGGCTGGCGTTGGTCTCATCTACAAGTCGGGGGGAGTACACGCCCTTGCAAAAGTCCTGGGTAGCAGGGTCAAAACAAGCCGCGGTGCATCGATTCTCGGGTGGCTCATGGGCGTTCTCGTCTTCTTCGACGACTACACCAACACGATCATAGTCGGAAACACAATGAGGCCAATAACCGACAGGACGCGCGTTTCCAGGGAGATGCTGGCTTACATAGACGACTCGACCGCCGCCCCGGTTGCGGGTCTCGCGCTAATATCCACCTGGATCGGCTACGAGCTTGCCATGATAGGGAAGGGCTTTGACGGGGCGAAGGTCGCGTATAACTCCTATGACGCATGGCTCTCAAGCCTGCCCTTCAGGTTCTACTCAATACTGGCGATAATCCTCGTCTTCATAGTGGCCTACACCCACAGGCACTATGGAAAGATGCTCCACGCGGAGTACCGCGCGAGGACGACCGGAAAAGTTCTCCGCGACGGAGCGAAGCCCCTAATGACAACTGAGACCGATCTTGGGGCGCCACAGCCAAACGGAAGTCCCTGGGACTTCATAATACCCATCATCACCCTCGTCGTGGTCTCACTCCTCGGCCTCTGGTACACCGGGGCGGCGAACCTCTATGCATACGACCAGGGGCTTGACTGGTGGACCGAGCTTGACAACCCATTCGGTGTGAACTTCACCCAGTACAGCTTCGTTGACGCCTTCAGGGAAGCCGACGCCGCAACAGCGCTCCTCTGGGGCTCGTTCGTCATGGTACTCGTCGCCAGCATAATGCTCGTCGGAAGGAAGAGGATGACAGTAGAGCAGTGGGAGGACACTGTCGTCCGCGGAATGAAGCAGATGCTCTTCGCAAACACCATTCTCGTTCTCGCATGGACCCTCGGAACCGCGGCAGACGCCGTTGGAACCGGGAGCTACGTGATAAACCTCGCCACCAGCCCCGAAAAGAACCTCGGCCCGTGGATGCCCCTGATAATGTTCCTGGCAGCGATGTTCGTCGCGTTCACCACAGGAACAAGCTGGGGAACCTTCTCCGTCATGGTGCCCCTTGGCGTTCAGCTCGGCCTCGCCTTCACTGGCGGCCAGGTAAACGAGATAGTCTTTGCAACGATTGGAGCAACGTTCACGGGGGCAATATTCGGCGACCACTGCTCCCCGATAAGCGATACAACGATTATGAGCTCGATGTTTAGCGGTTCTGACCACATTGACCACGTAACAACGCAGATACCCTATGCCCTAACTGTTGCAACCATAGGGGCCATCCTCTACATCCTCTTCGGCCTCGGAGTCAGGAACTGGGTCATACTCTTACCGCTGGGCATAGTGCTCCTCGTGGTTGCCTGGTACGTCCTCAGCGAGTGGTACGGCAAGAAGTACGGCATCCCACACGGAAAGGTGCCCATCTACGTCGTTGAGGAGTGA
- a CDS encoding pantoate kinase, translating to MLIRSFIPAHITAFFVPVFHEEPLKAGSLGAGVNLSKGTNVFASVETGTLERHIHVAFNGEPVKREEAEITYYVAEKLVPGDFLGEVEIWQYFDFPNGYGFGNSAGGALGTALALSYAFGGTWLKAAQLAHEAEVRHKGGLGDVIGQLAGGIEVRVKPGGPGVGVTDNLFFEDYKVLVVPLGRLSTKEVLDGDVVRAIEVEGRKALEELLKDPRPERMMSLARDFAERTGLLSGELLEIARELDKVLKNPSSMIMLGKGLFALVREEEVEKTKKLLADMSLPYDIAEIYTERPKVGRWVG from the coding sequence ATGCTCATCAGGTCGTTTATTCCGGCTCACATAACAGCATTCTTCGTGCCGGTGTTCCACGAAGAACCGTTAAAAGCAGGCTCGCTCGGGGCAGGCGTAAATCTCTCGAAGGGCACGAACGTGTTTGCCAGCGTCGAGACCGGAACGCTTGAGAGGCACATCCACGTCGCCTTCAACGGGGAACCCGTGAAGAGGGAAGAGGCAGAGATAACATATTACGTAGCGGAGAAGCTCGTCCCGGGGGACTTTCTCGGAGAGGTTGAGATATGGCAGTACTTTGACTTCCCGAACGGCTACGGGTTCGGAAACAGCGCCGGCGGTGCCCTCGGGACGGCTTTGGCCCTGAGCTATGCCTTCGGCGGAACCTGGCTTAAGGCTGCTCAGCTGGCCCACGAGGCCGAGGTAAGGCACAAGGGTGGCCTTGGTGATGTAATCGGTCAGCTTGCTGGAGGAATTGAAGTCAGGGTAAAGCCAGGCGGCCCTGGAGTCGGAGTTACTGACAACCTCTTCTTCGAGGACTACAAGGTTCTTGTTGTACCTCTGGGAAGGCTATCCACAAAGGAAGTGCTTGACGGGGACGTTGTGAGGGCCATCGAAGTAGAAGGAAGAAAGGCGCTTGAGGAGCTTCTGAAGGATCCAAGGCCGGAGAGGATGATGAGCCTGGCAAGAGACTTCGCGGAAAGGACGGGCCTTCTCTCGGGAGAGCTACTCGAGATAGCGAGAGAGCTGGATAAAGTCTTGAAGAACCCGAGCTCTATGATAATGCTCGGGAAGGGGCTTTTCGCACTCGTCAGGGAAGAGGAAGTTGAGAAGACCAAGAAACTGCTTGCCGACATGAGCCTGCCCTACGACATAGCCGAGATATACACCGAGAGGCCGAAGGTCGGGCGCTGGGTTGGGTAG